In Pseudonocardia sp. C8, one genomic interval encodes:
- a CDS encoding SDR family oxidoreductase codes for MSAPARVQNPTSPVVAVVTGAARGVGRGIALALGEIGATVYVADRETRARRRSELPGTVEDTAEQVRSRGGQGVPVAVDVTDDAGVAALFERVRTEHAGLDLLVANAFDGNALPFAGGPFWTLPWEHWHNMIDAGVRGHALTAWHAAPLLIRRRGLAVLTGYTDGNDTGVLAGHLFYDLAMTGISRLAYGLAQDLRPHGVTALALAPGLTRTEAITAALGDALPPGSDSIEFPGRAVRALLQDYDVARHAGRTLPVHDLAAEYGFTDDDGAA; via the coding sequence ATGAGTGCACCCGCTCGCGTCCAGAACCCGACGAGTCCGGTCGTCGCGGTGGTCACCGGCGCCGCACGCGGTGTGGGCCGCGGCATCGCGCTCGCCCTGGGCGAGATCGGCGCCACGGTCTACGTCGCCGACCGCGAGACGCGGGCCCGTCGCCGGTCCGAGCTGCCCGGCACCGTCGAGGACACCGCCGAGCAGGTCCGATCCCGCGGCGGGCAGGGCGTGCCCGTGGCCGTCGACGTCACCGACGACGCGGGGGTCGCGGCACTGTTCGAGCGGGTCCGGACCGAGCACGCCGGCCTGGACCTGCTCGTCGCGAACGCCTTCGACGGCAACGCGCTCCCGTTCGCCGGCGGCCCGTTCTGGACCCTGCCCTGGGAGCACTGGCACAACATGATCGACGCCGGCGTCCGCGGCCACGCGCTGACCGCGTGGCACGCCGCGCCCCTGCTGATCCGGCGCCGGGGCCTGGCGGTGCTGACCGGCTACACCGACGGCAACGACACCGGCGTCCTCGCCGGGCACCTGTTCTACGACCTCGCGATGACCGGCATCAGCCGCCTCGCCTACGGGCTTGCCCAGGACCTGCGCCCCCACGGGGTCACCGCGCTGGCCCTCGCGCCCGGCCTGACCCGCACCGAAGCGATCACGGCCGCGCTCGGCGACGCACTGCCGCCCGGCTCCGACTCCATCGAGTTCCCGGGCCGGGCGGTCCGCGCTCTCCTGCAGGACTATGACGTCGCCCGCCACGCCGGGCGCACCCTGCCCGTCCACGACCTCGCCGCCGAGTACGGCTTCACCGACGACGACGGTGCCGCCTGA
- the puuE gene encoding allantoinase PuuE yields MYDSTAEYPRDLVGYGEDGYDPKWPGGARIAVQFVLNYEEGGENHVLHGDPTAETFLSEMFNPTPYPSRHMSMDGIYEYGSRQGVWRILREFDRFGLPLTVFGVATALKRHPAVTEAFLKRGHEIACHGLKWIHYQEVPEDVERAHMEQALEIMQEMTGGLPLGWYTGRDSPNTRRLVVDDGRLLYDSDYYGDDLPFWMTVEKSDGEKKPHLVVPYTLDCNDMRFCLPQGYSDAEPFYRYLRDQFDTLYEEGDPDGLARPKMMSVGLHCRMVGRPGRLTALRRFLEHITSKDGVWVATRGDIAQHWVEHHSLPGA; encoded by the coding sequence GTGTATGACAGCACCGCCGAATACCCCCGGGACCTGGTCGGCTACGGGGAGGACGGCTACGACCCGAAATGGCCGGGCGGTGCACGGATCGCCGTACAGTTCGTCCTGAACTACGAGGAAGGCGGGGAGAACCACGTTCTCCACGGCGACCCGACCGCCGAGACCTTCCTCTCCGAGATGTTCAACCCGACCCCGTACCCGAGCCGCCACATGTCGATGGACGGCATCTACGAGTACGGCTCCCGCCAGGGCGTGTGGCGGATCCTGCGGGAGTTCGACCGGTTCGGCCTGCCGCTGACCGTCTTCGGCGTGGCTACCGCACTGAAGCGCCATCCCGCGGTCACCGAGGCGTTCCTCAAGCGCGGCCACGAGATCGCCTGCCACGGGCTGAAGTGGATCCACTACCAGGAGGTCCCCGAGGACGTCGAGCGCGCCCACATGGAGCAGGCGCTCGAGATCATGCAGGAGATGACCGGTGGCCTGCCGCTGGGCTGGTACACCGGGCGGGACTCGCCCAACACCCGGCGGCTCGTCGTCGACGACGGGCGCCTGCTCTACGACTCCGACTATTACGGCGACGACCTGCCGTTCTGGATGACGGTCGAGAAGTCCGACGGCGAGAAGAAGCCCCACCTGGTCGTGCCGTACACGCTCGACTGCAACGACATGCGATTCTGCCTGCCGCAGGGATACAGCGACGCGGAACCCTTCTACCGTTACCTCCGCGACCAGTTCGACACCCTCTACGAGGAAGGCGACCCGGACGGGTTGGCGCGCCCCAAGATGATGAGCGTGGGGCTCCACTGCCGCATGGTGGGCCGGCCCGGTCGGCTGACGGCGCTCCGTCGGTTCCTGGAACACATCACCAGCAAGGACGGCGTGTGGGTCGCCACCCGGGGAGACATCGCGCAGCACTGGGTGGAGCACCACTCGCTGCCGGGGGCCTGA
- a CDS encoding MFS transporter: protein MRAVTTRPSLALAALAVGAFAIGTGEFVIMGLLPDVAGGLGVDIPGAGRLISGYALGVVVGAPLLIAAANRFPRKHVLIALMGGYAAFNVLSAIVPGYGLVLGARFLAGLPHGAFFGIGAVVAGSLVAPDRRARAMATMFAGLTLANVAGVPVGTLLGQQIGWRWVFAVVGLIAAAAAAAVALCVPDVRSAAGVRIGQEMRALARRPVWMALLVATVGGAVLFTTYSYVTPMLTEIAGFTPTEVTLLLALFGVGMTVGNMVGARLADIATLPTIYAALVADAVVALLFVPALQNQATAVIALFTFAVTTFAMVPAVQLRIINAAGDAPNLASGANQAAFNVANAVGAALGGAVIAAGYGYASPNVVAAGLAVVGLGLAVLAGRSEKATARRELAAVSS, encoded by the coding sequence ATGCGTGCCGTCACCACGCGCCCCTCGCTCGCGCTCGCCGCTCTCGCGGTCGGCGCCTTCGCGATCGGCACCGGCGAGTTCGTGATCATGGGTCTGCTGCCCGACGTCGCCGGCGGGCTGGGCGTCGACATTCCCGGCGCCGGACGACTGATCTCGGGCTACGCGCTCGGCGTCGTCGTCGGCGCACCGCTGCTCATCGCCGCGGCGAACCGGTTCCCGCGCAAGCACGTGCTCATCGCGTTGATGGGCGGGTACGCCGCGTTCAACGTGCTGTCGGCGATCGTGCCCGGCTACGGCCTCGTGCTCGGCGCCCGCTTCCTCGCCGGCCTGCCGCACGGCGCGTTCTTCGGCATCGGCGCGGTCGTCGCCGGCAGCCTGGTCGCCCCGGACCGCCGGGCCCGAGCGATGGCGACGATGTTCGCCGGGCTCACCCTCGCCAACGTGGCCGGTGTGCCGGTCGGGACACTGCTCGGCCAGCAGATCGGCTGGCGCTGGGTGTTCGCCGTCGTCGGGCTGATCGCCGCGGCCGCCGCGGCCGCGGTCGCCCTCTGCGTGCCGGACGTCCGCAGCGCCGCCGGAGTCCGCATCGGCCAGGAGATGCGCGCGCTGGCCCGCCGCCCCGTGTGGATGGCGCTGCTCGTCGCGACGGTCGGCGGCGCCGTCCTGTTCACCACCTACAGCTACGTCACCCCGATGCTCACCGAGATCGCCGGCTTCACCCCGACCGAGGTGACGCTGCTGCTCGCGCTGTTCGGCGTCGGCATGACCGTCGGGAACATGGTCGGCGCCCGGCTCGCCGACATCGCCACCCTGCCGACGATCTACGCGGCGCTGGTCGCGGACGCCGTCGTCGCGCTGCTCTTCGTGCCCGCCCTGCAGAACCAGGCGACCGCGGTGATCGCGCTGTTCACCTTCGCGGTGACGACGTTCGCGATGGTCCCGGCCGTCCAGCTGCGGATCATCAACGCGGCCGGGGACGCGCCCAACCTCGCCTCGGGGGCGAACCAGGCCGCGTTCAACGTCGCCAACGCGGTCGGCGCGGCGCTCGGTGGTGCGGTGATCGCCGCCGGGTACGGCTACGCGTCGCCGAACGTCGTCGCGGCCGGCCTGGCCGTCGTCGGGCTGGGCCTCGCGGTCCTCGCCGGCCGCTCCGAGAAGGCGACCGCGCGCCGCGAGCTCGCGGCCGTGTCCAGCTAG
- a CDS encoding SGNH/GDSL hydrolase family protein: protein MTDPGDVRFSNRTGRPPGRYITLASRFLPGIRRVQEQIEPYAAFWEDHNRGELARTGPLCVTLGDSMALGVGAASPDGGWVGRLAAALPRHRIVNLAQYGARVDDVLAQQLPAAERLRPDLLLCLIGANDLLQPRHQDGTGNRYAVLLDRLPPGTVIGNQPGTFAAALQVNGLIDDAVRCRGLVLAEFRDPRTRHWHGKLASDRFHPNDRGHAAIAEVFTEALRRAGR, encoded by the coding sequence GTGACCGATCCGGGTGACGTGCGCTTCTCCAACCGGACCGGCCGCCCGCCGGGCCGCTACATCACGCTCGCGTCCCGGTTCCTGCCCGGCATCCGCCGGGTGCAGGAGCAGATCGAGCCGTACGCCGCGTTCTGGGAGGACCACAACCGCGGCGAGCTCGCCCGCACGGGGCCGCTGTGCGTCACGCTCGGCGACTCGATGGCGCTCGGTGTCGGTGCCGCGTCGCCGGACGGCGGCTGGGTCGGCCGCCTGGCCGCCGCGCTGCCCCGGCACCGGATCGTGAACCTGGCGCAGTACGGCGCCCGGGTCGACGACGTCCTGGCCCAGCAGCTCCCGGCCGCGGAACGGCTGCGCCCGGACCTGCTCCTCTGCCTGATCGGCGCGAACGACCTCCTGCAGCCCCGGCACCAGGACGGCACGGGGAACCGGTACGCGGTGCTGCTCGACCGGCTGCCGCCGGGGACCGTGATCGGTAACCAGCCGGGGACGTTCGCGGCGGCGCTGCAGGTCAACGGCCTGATCGACGACGCCGTGCGGTGCCGCGGGCTCGTGCTGGCCGAGTTCAGGGACCCGCGGACGCGGCACTGGCACGGCAAGCTGGCCTCGGACCGGTTCCACCCCAACGACCGCGGCCACGCCGCGATCGCCGAGGTGTTCACCGAGGCCCTGCGCCGGGCGGGCCGCTAG